In Acipenser ruthenus chromosome 33, fAciRut3.2 maternal haplotype, whole genome shotgun sequence, the sequence CCTCATAGCAACAAAATGCGCTGTTGtctctcttgctacaaaaagttggaaattcgagctcttgaaaaaaacctgaatcagaaacAAGtggccgagcaatttggtgtttcctgttctggtgagttgcttcaccattgtattaaataatgtccatgtcttgtatattgctgctgcattttttaacatgtgtgggggtgctgtgttaatttaacttggcagtttattaacattagtttgtctgttactttattattgtagtttattaacatacacttgcctattgcttttattttacttattcagttaatttcatatgttaatGCACATAATTTCATATGTTAATGCACGTGCGTCAcgacaaatatttatttatttatttatttatttatttatattatgtctggtgactccgtcttagagaacactttggctataaaacactttgcttgcttcccgaggtatgttctcttagccgaagaccactgtatgtgtgtgtgtgtgtgtgtgtgtgtgtgtatatatatatatatatctatctatatatataagatagatagatagatattagtaTATCACCTTCGGCCACAattttttgaaattttaaaacagtttgtgtgaactctatggagtttgataAGTTGccccctgccaaaactttgaaaaaacatacatgcattataaaatagatacatagctaGGAATCTTAATGTGACACAATTatgcacgcagtgactgaaggggatattagGTTATTTAACTGGCATGATAATTTTGAGTAAAGTTATCTATCCTAGATCTGTGCACAGGCCTGTTGGAAGAGTTAAATAAACTTGAAGAAGATGTTGGGAGGGTTACCTGGACATTTTCCCTGAGATCAGTAGCTTCTCGAAGTGGCTGCGTGGCTGCCCTAAAGACCTCATCGATGACCTTGATCCCCGTAGTTCTAGTAGACGTATACTCCCGTGCTTTTCTTCCTTTCCGAACCGACAGACCCCACTTGTGCGCTTTTCCCCCTCCTCTCCGATTGGTAATAGCTATGTGTACAAACAAGGTGGTGTTCGCCAGGAACTCTCCGGTCAAAGACTGGAGAGGCACATGCCTGTACCCAGGCTGGAGGCATTCAAAGGGGATGGTATACTGTGCAATAAACTCGTCCCCTATGTAGTCATCATCCAGGACTACAAAGCGCAAAGCGGCCAGTTCCGGCAGGTTGATCTGAAACTCAAAAGTCTCGTCAAAAATCGGATTGTCTCCATTCTGAGTGGCGGTTTTAGTCCTTTGCTCCGTGCAGTCGGCTGGGATTCCGTGAATCTCAACGTAGATGTACGGTTCTACTACATCTCCTTTGGCACCGGAGCCTTTAGGTTTGGGTAGGTTTTGACCGCTAATGATTTTTATGTGGAGCAGCTGAGCTGAGACCCCGGGCAGGGAGTCCTTTGCATTGGCACTAAAGTAGGATACCTCCTCCCTCATGATAGCTGGTCGAAGCACATAGCCACAGTTCCCGTTTTGGCGGAACCAGCCAATGTTGAGATCCATCATCAGTCCGTGGGTCTGGTAGTTCATGGCGACCATCTGGCAGCCGCATTTCCAAAAGTCCTGGGGGTTTATGTTACTGGCATCAATTCTCATCAGACTTGGGTACACCCTTGAGAGGAACTTCTTATTGTAGCTGACAAAGTCTTCCGGGTATTCGTTGGCGAACCTATTAGCGTCCACCTCATTGTACGAACATATCTCCCAGTATTTCTGGTATCTCTTGCACACCTCAAAATCTTTAAACTGGACTGACTTGCACAAGGAGACCACGTCAGAAAGCTCTTTGCAGAGCCTTAGCCTTCCGTTCATCTGGTCCTTATACTCTTCTCCCAACCTTTTAGACACCTCCACCCCTTCATCTTCGTCAGTGACATCTCCTTCTGAATCAGGGTAGTTTGGGGGGAACTTCTTACCTTTAAGGAGGATTTTTCTCTTGAGTTTCTCGGGCGAGGGCAAATAATTCTCTTCCGTGTCAGGCGGATCTAGGTAGAGTTTATCCCCGAGAATCTTCTTCATGTGTTGAGCCATGACCTTCTGTTGCCGGACTGAGCAGTGCGTCACCAAGCAAAGAATCAATGGGTACTCGGACGCGTCAAACGCATACTGATTGATCACGTCAATAACCTTGCAGAAGGCAACCTGCGATGACACAGAGTGTCCGACGTATATTATAGGCTCGTTATCGGGCCCATCCCACACCACAAGCTCTAAGCTCCGGCATCCCATTTTCAAGGCCCGGACGTAGCCGCTTATATCCGAGGAACCCCAGAAATGGTCCTCCAAGATGCTGGCATTGTGGGATGAGTTAATGTAGTAGTGAGACAATGGCTGGGTCATGTCCTGGCAGACCCTCTTCTGCTGGGGATCGAAGATGTGGCACTCCGAAGAGAGGAGGTAGTGGGTGAAGCCGTCAATGGAGAGGTAGCCCCTTTCCTTGCCTTCCCTGGATGGCTCATACTTGTTGACGATCTCCGCGCACATCTCCTCCGTCACCCCTTCCATGCCTTGCTCCACCTCCGCGAAGAGCATCAGATCTTTACAGTCCAGATACTCCTTGTTGCTGGAGAACTGCACGAGGAGAAAGAAGATTTCTGGCCTGGTGCACAGCTCACAGTAGGCCTCGGTGAAGATTTCATTTGTGATGTCCTCTCCGTTCCTACCCTTGGATTTCTGCAGCTCCTTAAACTTCAGCTCAATCCTGGAAGCCTTCATTCCTGGGTTCAGCCCTTTAATGATCTGGACAGCCCTGGACAAGACAATCTGTCCTTCTTTCTTGAAGTCAGCGACCTCAAACACGGAAGAGATCCAGGAGGTCCTCAGGCTCGTTGGGTTGGCCTCAATGACGTCAACAGCATGCCTCCCGTAGGAGACTAGATACCTCAGACCCATCACCCAAGTGTTCACGATATCCGCCGAGCTTGCTACCAAGTCCAGGGATTCGTAATTCTCACCGTATATGATTGAGAAGGCGCACTCGTCAGGAAACTGATCCAAGAGGCCGTTGCTGCGGAGCACGGGGGTCTTCTTGCCAAGCCGCACCTCTTTGATGGTTTTGATCTCCAGCTTGGCTTTCTCAGAGTCCTTTTTGGAGGGCTCCCACCGCAGGTACCTCATGTCCGAGTCCAGGATGAAGTAGCGGTTGTACATCCGGGAGTTGGAGCGCACTTTCTTCATCTCACAGCCCTCTACCATGAAGGACATGCAGGCCGCTGTGCTGTTGATCTTGCGGTCACTGGGCATGGAGCTGAAGGAGACCGTCTTCTTCCGAACCTGCCTCTGACGGGACCCGTCCTGCAATCAGAAAAAGGGATTAAGTTATTTCCAACATAGGAACTGGGCTGGTGCtgcaaaatctaacatgacacaAACACTGCATGCAGAACATTACAATTATCAAACAACTGTGAGTTATCCTTGCTGTGATGTTATACATCTGAATGAGCACACTGGACAATTAATTATGAGGTTCTGACATGTTGAGTTTGAAAGCTTTTAGCTTTTAGTGCTGCCATGGGTGGCATTGACTGGTTGTgctataaatattatatatctaTTTGTGATGGAATTTTACTTTTCATTTGAGATGTTGCAAAGTTGTTCTAACCACATCTTatgcaataaatacatagaaTAAAAAGCAGGTGCATGACTTTGAACTTAAAACACTTGAGCAGGAAATTGTACCTCTGTGTaaaacagtttttattgaagCATTATCAATGAGATGGATCGAATGTAGCAATCCCTGTATCGAAGAGGTGAAAACGCTTTATTTAGGCCACTTCTAGGCCAGAATGGACTCTCCACAGCAACACCACAAAAATCACTTAACCTCCCAATCATACTTGAAAAGAGGTTAGCTTTAGGAGTCTAATACATGATCTTCAaacttgtgtgtgtttattagcTGTTAACACTCCCCTAGCTGTCTGCTGAATATTTCGAAAAGTTATTAAAATACACCCATGTTCATATttttcagtttacattttacataaGTTATACATATCACCCCATTTTAACTTATAATGACCCTAGCCAGAGTTTCCCTATCATAATGACATATCATAACGGTAGTTTAgggacaacaaaaaataaatgtagtctTTGAGTGGCACTTTaactactgtacaaaagagccaggctcatttgCACAAGCACAGAGGCATGACACTGCTCCGTTACACAAGAGTGAGCAACATGTTTGTGAATGCCTGTTTATACGCCTGTGTCCATGAGTATGTTTCTGGTACATTTTCGGCACTGTTATGCAAGCTTCACAAAGACCAATTCTGTCCCAGCACTTTCTGGACTCACTCCTTTGAGCTGACAACAGCTCAttattaaatactaaaaaaaaaaaatccagaaataACACTGTACGTGCCCAAATGCTAACTAGAGAGCTGTGCAATCTGTCCCTATAGTACAAGACTGCATTCATCAGCCTGAACCCTGAAATAACTTAGTTACATGTGCAATGAAAGGAGGAGATTAATAATTTATGATTACAGCATTTTAGTGTATCAACAGAGTAAATTCAACATTGCAGAACTTGAACCATGTCCAGGTTTTAATAACCTTGCTTCAGCTGCAAATAGTCCACCACCTTTCTGCATACAAACTCAATCATTAAAACCATGTGCGATCGGGTACAGATACAGTCTCTGCCAGTGTGCTCCAATTATGTCTTAGAGAGAGAACAGAACTGGAGAGGAATCAATTTATTCAGGCTGTTCAACATCCCAGAACACCGaccaaaaaagaaatacactCGTTCTGAATTACAAGGGAATTAATTTGCTTACCTCTCAGTTGCACAAGTTCCTCACACCATTTTGATGTTTGCCTCTGTATCATTTTGAATTAAAATTCAaataatggccgcaaattcataatgaattccagcTGAATACCActggaataacacctgaatatcttaagCACCTCCTCCGAGTTctacagtggaacgtcgcatatacgaccgtcacataaccaccctgatcaattaacttcgttgctaaataaataaataaatattaaaagtaggctacgagaataatggcattggcagcaaatacAGCTTCCGCGacggaaacagaaagaaagcgttatagcaatcagccttttggtgcgttcccctttaagagaggcaggctgtgtgcgtgtgtcagtcagctgcgtgtagcagtgacgtttcaatacaccagcgcacgcttgcagatattggcagcttgttgttgtagcttttaaatgcatttgaattaaacaaagcaagcttcataaacacaaagcttaccggccgtttgtttaaaatagcagaagcaatattcaaaccgagctgcttatcggctgttggcaatatcaagaaagagcgcaaagtaccgtgacagagatattaagaaatcagatccagggaggcagggacttctagagttaagaaagaaggcatcagttgcaggttactgtacatttactgttggttttgtatttttttttttaaaaaagctttgctTGGAGATAGCAaactgcatagcaacactgtgtatttgtagcctaattaatctcgtttacatttgcttacttttaaagcaaataattcccccatgtttaaagcagtttgcgtgttgtttttgttcgctaacctatttatggatgtgtaaatgctttttctatagatgttcgcaaatctgactttttcacaaatccgcctataccccagtccacagggggtcggatatgcgacgttgtactgtaattcattttgaattcagtgctgttaattcatgtggatttaattacccgtaCTCGTTTCATGTTCCCTTGGAACAAATTTTGTTGCTCAcgtgtataaggcatgcattcatgcatgagTTAACTattctcacaatcccctggtgggtgagtaatgcatgccttatacacaTGATCAACATCCTTTGTTACAAAAGAAACATGTAAAACACGGCTAAATAAATCCACATGAATTCAGAACTCAGAGAAAGTGCATAAGattttcaggtgttattcctgtgtgattcagctggaattcattatgaatttgcagccattatttgaaaacctcattttgttttccagacGTATTCATTTTGACTCGAGTGTAGCCCATTTTACATGCCAACACGCTCAAGCTCACCTCCTGTGCAGCAGTTATTAGGACCCCACCTAAAAAGGGAGCGTGAGGTTAAGGTGGGGTTTTAATACCACAAGAAGTGAACCAAGGTTTGATGGCAGAACACATTTGCTTTTGAGTGAAAGTGAATGTAACACCAAATCAAAAGGATAACGGAGGACAGATTTCTCTAGCGAAGAAGTTAGAAAATTCCACTGGTTATCAGTCTTGTAAGATACGAGTGACAAACTGTTTTGCTACTGTTTTgagtagaaaaaataaataaatcagtagtCAGGCTTTCTCTTGCATGTGTAACAGCCAAATAACAGGAAGTGGTTTTCACATTGAGGGAAATACAGAACTTGTATTTTCAAATTGCTGTTTCACACCAGTGcagatgttaaaaaacaaacaaaaagtggtACTACTAACGACCTAAAATAACAAGCATTTTAGCAAAGCAACCAATGTGCTTGTGAGATCTACTTAGATTACTATACATCCTGTGCGACCCCAGGTTCCTATAGAATCGATTGTATTTGGTAGATACAATTGTACTTGGGATCGCAAGAAGATCAGCGCCTCTATTCAACACTTTTTATAGCAATAGACAGCATAAGATGTGTTTGCTCAGTTAATTCGCTGTGTGTAGTGTAGCAAGCGCAGCAGCATTTATGATAGTCATAAATGCTGCTgcacttacatacatacatacatacatacatatggaCGAATAATCACATTACCGTAACTAGCAGGGCAGCTAGTTTGCAgctagtgggcagcagtgtgggtagtggttagggctctggactcttggccggagggttgtgggttcaatcccaggtgggggacactgctgttgtacccttgagcaaggtactttaccttgattgctccagtaaaaacccaactgtataaatggataattgatgtcaggactgcccagtccctgaccacattccggcgcctccttaagactcacctcttcaaacagcacctgtagaactcctctgttgtatcctggaacactatcacccttcatttctcttatctgccccctattttactacatttaatcctgtacttcagaatattgtaatctgccaagtgtttaacctgtagtattttgtacttaatcatatcctgatgtaactatcactatttaatcatatcctgatgtaactttcactattatctgctgtattattgaattgtggtttgtcacacttgaaaaaaaattattgtatttcttgctcttattgtatgacttgtattgtaacacttgaatgtatttgtatttgcttgcgattgtaagtcgccctggataagggcttctgctaagaaataaataataataaataataataataatatgtaaaaaataatgtgatatctgtatcatttataatgtgatctcttgtaacaattgtaagtcgccctggataagggtgtctgctaagaaataaataataataataataatagcaaaaaaagacattttaaacagatgCTGATAAGTGAAGAACTAGCACCTCATATAAAATGCAACCTAAACATTCACCAGCTGTCTTATCATCACAGCAGAGTTACAGGCAACTCCTAGCAAACTAAGTGCAGTAGAGATACCTTCGACCTGTTGCCTTCTTCTGTCCATACTGTACATGAAGCTTGCAGATGGAGGACACCCGtttacaaatgtaaaatgtactgACAAAGCAAGTATTAAAACAAGACGCTCCATGGCCCAGGCTCAGATTCTCTGAAGGGCCCCAGATATCCTGTCCAGATGCTGACCACTGGGTTACTCTGATGTAAACAGCCCAGATGTTTGGAGCCAGATGCTTTTCCTGAACCCAAGTCGTGGACAGCCAGGACATAATAGATCATGCTTGGGGAAGcaaaggggaggggggaggggggagggggggcaccgTAGATAAGTGTGGTTCATGGTCAAACTAATGATAAACCAAAGTACTGTAAAGCAGCACATTGCATTAAAAATTAGGAAATCA encodes:
- the LOC117433353 gene encoding inactive phospholipase C-like protein 2 isoform X3 — translated: MMAEGQAILPGTGPLLILATDSASELTGYTEHSEPHHPSTTRAFLEVTAAAAIGKCAGGAEPLVSNGRCKEDGSPHSGSSSSSSWDNSADRNPANPRSSIMKDGSRQRQVRKKTVSFSSMPSDRKINSTAACMSFMVEGCEMKKVRSNSRMYNRYFILDSDMRYLRWEPSKKDSEKAKLEIKTIKEVRLGKKTPVLRSNGLLDQFPDECAFSIIYGENYESLDLVASSADIVNTWVMGLRYLVSYGRHAVDVIEANPTSLRTSWISSVFEVADFKKEGQIVLSRAVQIIKGLNPGMKASRIELKFKELQKSKGRNGEDITNEIFTEAYCELCTRPEIFFLLVQFSSNKEYLDCKDLMLFAEVEQGMEGVTEEMCAEIVNKYEPSREGKERGYLSIDGFTHYLLSSECHIFDPQQKRVCQDMTQPLSHYYINSSHNASILEDHFWGSSDISGYVRALKMGCRSLELVVWDGPDNEPIIYVGHSVSSQVAFCKVIDVINQYAFDASEYPLILCLVTHCSVRQQKVMAQHMKKILGDKLYLDPPDTEENYLPSPEKLKRKILLKGKKFPPNYPDSEGDVTDEDEGVEVSKRLGEEYKDQMNGRLRLCKELSDVVSLCKSVQFKDFEVCKRYQKYWEICSYNEVDANRFANEYPEDFVSYNKKFLSRVYPSLMRIDASNINPQDFWKCGCQMVAMNYQTHGLMMDLNIGWFRQNGNCGYVLRPAIMREEVSYFSANAKDSLPGVSAQLLHIKIISGQNLPKPKGSGAKGDVVEPYIYVEIHGIPADCTEQRTKTATQNGDNPIFDETFEFQINLPELAALRFVVLDDDYIGDEFIAQYTIPFECLQPGYRHVPLQSLTGEFLANTTLFVHIAITNRRGGGKAHKWGLSVRKGRKAREYTSTRTTGIKVIDEVFRAATQPLREATDLRENVQNAMVSFKELCGLTPAANMKQCILTVSTWLLNSDNTMLVTLNLSEHYPAMEAQGPIPELFRKVLTAYDTMIQTSRTLIESADAVYAKIMQTQRTGSTWQHRNREETVGDVPALWWLEITVAAVKRMDFYEDLHRIGAKEGLKGRKMQKAMESFAWSITVLKGQADLLKHAKNEALDTLRQIHYAAQSCGLSKNGSASPDLLRTRPGLEPIPETENGSDTGSC
- the LOC117433353 gene encoding inactive phospholipase C-like protein 2 isoform X2; its protein translation is MMAEGQAILPGTGPLLILATDSASELTGYTEHSEPHHPSTTRAFLEVTAAAAIGKCAGGAEPLVSNGRCKEDGSPHSGSSSSSSWDNSADRNPANPRSSIMKCTCEMRVSAPSDGREEVWGQNWGSWWSALEEMPQATSSQGLPLIQVDGSRQRQVRKKTVSFSSMPSDRKINSTAACMSFMVEGCEMKKVRSNSRMYNRYFILDSDMRYLRWEPSKKDSEKAKLEIKTIKEVRLGKKTPVLRSNGLLDQFPDECAFSIIYGENYESLDLVASSADIVNTWVMGLRYLVSYGRHAVDVIEANPTSLRTSWISSVFEVADFKKEGQIVLSRAVQIIKGLNPGMKASRIELKFKELQKSKGRNGEDITNEIFTEAYCELCTRPEIFFLLVQFSSNKEYLDCKDLMLFAEVEQGMEGVTEEMCAEIVNKYEPSREGKERGYLSIDGFTHYLLSSECHIFDPQQKRVCQDMTQPLSHYYINSSHNASILEDHFWGSSDISGYVRALKMGCRSLELVVWDGPDNEPIIYVGHSVSSQVAFCKVIDVINQYAFDASEYPLILCLVTHCSVRQQKVMAQHMKKILGDKLYLDPPDTEENYLPSPEKLKRKILLKGKKFPPNYPDSEGDVTDEDEGVEVSKRLGEEYKDQMNGRLRLCKELSDVVSLCKSVQFKDFEVCKRYQKYWEICSYNEVDANRFANEYPEDFVSYNKKFLSRVYPSLMRIDASNINPQDFWKCGCQMVAMNYQTHGLMMDLNIGWFRQNGNCGYVLRPAIMREEVSYFSANAKDSLPGVSAQLLHIKIISGQNLPKPKGSGAKGDVVEPYIYVEIHGIPADCTEQRTKTATQNGDNPIFDETFEFQINLPELAALRFVVLDDDYIGDEFIAQYTIPFECLQPGYRHVPLQSLTGEFLANTTLFVHIAITNRRGGGKAHKWGLSVRKGRKAREYTSTRTTGIKVIDEVFRAATQPLREATDLRENVQNAMVSFKELCGLTPAANMKQCILTVSTWLLNSDNTMLVTLNLSEHYPAMEAQGPIPELFRKVLTAYDTMIQTSRTLIESADAVYAKIMQTQRTGMDFYEDLHRIGAKEGLKGRKMQKAMESFAWSITVLKGQADLLKHAKNEALDTLRQIHYAAQSCGLSKNGSASPDLLRTRPGLEPIPETENGSDTGSC
- the LOC117433353 gene encoding inactive phospholipase C-like protein 2 isoform X4: MMAEGQAILPGTGPLLILATDSASELTGYTEHSEPHHPSTTRAFLEVTAAAAIGKCAGGAEPLVSNGRCKEDGSPHSGSSSSSSWDNSADRNPANPRSSIMKDGSRQRQVRKKTVSFSSMPSDRKINSTAACMSFMVEGCEMKKVRSNSRMYNRYFILDSDMRYLRWEPSKKDSEKAKLEIKTIKEVRLGKKTPVLRSNGLLDQFPDECAFSIIYGENYESLDLVASSADIVNTWVMGLRYLVSYGRHAVDVIEANPTSLRTSWISSVFEVADFKKEGQIVLSRAVQIIKGLNPGMKASRIELKFKELQKSKGRNGEDITNEIFTEAYCELCTRPEIFFLLVQFSSNKEYLDCKDLMLFAEVEQGMEGVTEEMCAEIVNKYEPSREGKERGYLSIDGFTHYLLSSECHIFDPQQKRVCQDMTQPLSHYYINSSHNASILEDHFWGSSDISGYVRALKMGCRSLELVVWDGPDNEPIIYVGHSVSSQVAFCKVIDVINQYAFDASEYPLILCLVTHCSVRQQKVMAQHMKKILGDKLYLDPPDTEENYLPSPEKLKRKILLKGKKFPPNYPDSEGDVTDEDEGVEVSKRLGEEYKDQMNGRLRLCKELSDVVSLCKSVQFKDFEVCKRYQKYWEICSYNEVDANRFANEYPEDFVSYNKKFLSRVYPSLMRIDASNINPQDFWKCGCQMVAMNYQTHGLMMDLNIGWFRQNGNCGYVLRPAIMREEVSYFSANAKDSLPGVSAQLLHIKIISGQNLPKPKGSGAKGDVVEPYIYVEIHGIPADCTEQRTKTATQNGDNPIFDETFEFQINLPELAALRFVVLDDDYIGDEFIAQYTIPFECLQPGYRHVPLQSLTGEFLANTTLFVHIAITNRRGGGKAHKWGLSVRKGRKAREYTSTRTTGIKVIDEVFRAATQPLREATDLRENVQNAMVSFKELCGLTPAANMKQCILTVSTWLLNSDNTMLVTLNLSEHYPAMEAQGPIPELFRKVLTAYDTMIQTSRTLIESADAVYAKIMQTQRTGMDFYEDLHRIGAKEGLKGRKMQKAMESFAWSITVLKGQADLLKHAKNEALDTLRQIHYAAQSCGLSKNGSASPDLLRTRPGLEPIPETENGSDTGSC
- the LOC117433353 gene encoding inactive phospholipase C-like protein 2 isoform X1, which translates into the protein MMAEGQAILPGTGPLLILATDSASELTGYTEHSEPHHPSTTRAFLEVTAAAAIGKCAGGAEPLVSNGRCKEDGSPHSGSSSSSSWDNSADRNPANPRSSIMKCTCEMRVSAPSDGREEVWGQNWGSWWSALEEMPQATSSQGLPLIQVDGSRQRQVRKKTVSFSSMPSDRKINSTAACMSFMVEGCEMKKVRSNSRMYNRYFILDSDMRYLRWEPSKKDSEKAKLEIKTIKEVRLGKKTPVLRSNGLLDQFPDECAFSIIYGENYESLDLVASSADIVNTWVMGLRYLVSYGRHAVDVIEANPTSLRTSWISSVFEVADFKKEGQIVLSRAVQIIKGLNPGMKASRIELKFKELQKSKGRNGEDITNEIFTEAYCELCTRPEIFFLLVQFSSNKEYLDCKDLMLFAEVEQGMEGVTEEMCAEIVNKYEPSREGKERGYLSIDGFTHYLLSSECHIFDPQQKRVCQDMTQPLSHYYINSSHNASILEDHFWGSSDISGYVRALKMGCRSLELVVWDGPDNEPIIYVGHSVSSQVAFCKVIDVINQYAFDASEYPLILCLVTHCSVRQQKVMAQHMKKILGDKLYLDPPDTEENYLPSPEKLKRKILLKGKKFPPNYPDSEGDVTDEDEGVEVSKRLGEEYKDQMNGRLRLCKELSDVVSLCKSVQFKDFEVCKRYQKYWEICSYNEVDANRFANEYPEDFVSYNKKFLSRVYPSLMRIDASNINPQDFWKCGCQMVAMNYQTHGLMMDLNIGWFRQNGNCGYVLRPAIMREEVSYFSANAKDSLPGVSAQLLHIKIISGQNLPKPKGSGAKGDVVEPYIYVEIHGIPADCTEQRTKTATQNGDNPIFDETFEFQINLPELAALRFVVLDDDYIGDEFIAQYTIPFECLQPGYRHVPLQSLTGEFLANTTLFVHIAITNRRGGGKAHKWGLSVRKGRKAREYTSTRTTGIKVIDEVFRAATQPLREATDLRENVQNAMVSFKELCGLTPAANMKQCILTVSTWLLNSDNTMLVTLNLSEHYPAMEAQGPIPELFRKVLTAYDTMIQTSRTLIESADAVYAKIMQTQRTGSTWQHRNREETVGDVPALWWLEITVAAVKRMDFYEDLHRIGAKEGLKGRKMQKAMESFAWSITVLKGQADLLKHAKNEALDTLRQIHYAAQSCGLSKNGSASPDLLRTRPGLEPIPETENGSDTGSC